The following coding sequences are from one Shewanella putrefaciens window:
- a CDS encoding DUF1439 domain-containing protein, with protein sequence MKKLSRTICLGLTVLLGGCVSQYSISEHEMEKYLSKEIHFEIKQGNQFVGAEVRINDISVKLGAKPDTMSVSAATQVSIKNPIFPLSAKLTTTFEAKPWYDSATHSVYLRQLELVKVESTPKDIEKAISSATPQVMSYLRQFLESQPVYVLDTNDSNQALMAKMTESIQVAPGKLVLKFTK encoded by the coding sequence ATGAAAAAACTTTCCCGCACGATTTGCTTGGGACTGACTGTACTGCTTGGCGGCTGCGTCTCGCAGTACAGTATCAGCGAGCACGAAATGGAGAAGTACCTCAGTAAAGAGATCCATTTTGAGATTAAACAAGGCAATCAATTCGTTGGCGCAGAAGTGCGCATTAACGACATCAGTGTCAAGCTAGGAGCAAAACCTGACACTATGAGCGTAAGTGCCGCGACTCAAGTATCAATTAAGAATCCGATCTTTCCATTAAGTGCCAAACTCACAACAACTTTCGAAGCCAAGCCTTGGTATGACAGCGCAACGCACAGTGTCTATCTGCGCCAACTCGAATTAGTCAAAGTGGAATCAACGCCCAAGGATATTGAAAAAGCGATTAGCAGTGCCACACCTCAGGTGATGAGTTATCTAAGGCAATTCTTAGAAAGCCAGCCAGTCTATGTGCTTGATACTAATGATAGTAACCAAGCGCTAATGGCAAAAATGACCGAAAGCATTCAAGTTGCCCCTGGCAAATTAGTGCTTAAGTTCACGAAATAG
- a CDS encoding CinA family nicotinamide mononucleotide deamidase-related protein: MKLEMICTGEEVLSGQIVDTNAAWFASTMMEHGIEIQRRVTVGDRLEDLIAVFQERSLHADVILVNGGLGPTSDDMSAEAMAKAKGESLVENLEWRQQLEDWFTRNNREMPVSNLKQAMLPESAVMVDNPVGTACGFRVKLNRAWLFFTPGVPFELKHMVKEQFIPFIREEFNLDAKVALKKLLTIGQGESALADKIKPLELPEGITIGYRSSMPHIEIKIFARGEKAIALLPRVTGHVKMVLGTAVVAEDKATLAEEIHSRLLNSGLTLSVAESCTGGMITSQLVDFAGSSSYLHHGLVTYSNESKVRVLGVNPATLDDHGAVSIPTVEEMAKGARAILDSDFALATSGIAGPDGGTEDKPVGTVAIALATRNGVYSQMIKLPRRSRDLVRSLSAAVAYDMLRRELLAEAVIVDYQSIGRFSK, encoded by the coding sequence ATGAAGTTAGAGATGATTTGTACTGGGGAAGAGGTGCTATCGGGTCAGATTGTTGATACCAATGCGGCCTGGTTTGCCAGCACTATGATGGAGCATGGCATTGAGATCCAAAGACGAGTTACTGTGGGCGATCGCCTTGAGGACTTAATTGCGGTTTTCCAAGAGCGCAGCTTGCATGCCGATGTGATCCTAGTCAATGGTGGCTTAGGGCCGACAAGCGATGATATGTCCGCTGAGGCGATGGCCAAGGCTAAGGGAGAGTCCTTAGTTGAGAATCTCGAGTGGCGCCAACAGTTAGAAGATTGGTTTACCCGCAATAATCGTGAGATGCCCGTCAGTAATTTAAAGCAGGCGATGCTGCCTGAATCTGCTGTTATGGTGGATAACCCCGTTGGGACGGCCTGTGGATTTAGGGTTAAGTTAAATCGCGCTTGGTTGTTCTTTACGCCAGGCGTGCCATTTGAACTTAAGCATATGGTTAAAGAGCAGTTTATTCCCTTTATTCGTGAAGAGTTTAATCTCGATGCTAAGGTGGCGCTTAAAAAACTGCTGACAATTGGCCAAGGTGAATCTGCCCTTGCCGATAAAATTAAGCCATTGGAGTTACCCGAGGGGATTACGATTGGTTATCGCTCCTCTATGCCGCATATTGAAATTAAGATCTTTGCCCGCGGCGAGAAGGCGATTGCGTTGCTGCCACGAGTAACAGGGCATGTCAAAATGGTACTGGGTACTGCGGTTGTAGCCGAAGATAAAGCGACGCTTGCTGAAGAAATCCATTCTAGGCTGCTGAATTCTGGATTGACGCTCAGTGTCGCCGAGTCTTGCACTGGCGGGATGATTACCAGTCAATTAGTGGACTTTGCGGGCAGTTCATCCTATTTACATCACGGTTTAGTGACTTACAGTAACGAGTCCAAGGTGCGAGTCTTAGGCGTTAATCCGGCGACTTTAGACGATCACGGTGCCGTGTCGATTCCAACGGTTGAGGAAATGGCGAAGGGTGCACGTGCTATTTTAGATAGTGATTTTGCTTTAGCAACCAGTGGGATCGCAGGGCCTGATGGTGGTACGGAAGATAAACCTGTCGGTACAGTTGCCATTGCACTAGCAACCCGTAATGGAGTTTATAGTCAGATGATTAAACTACCGAGACGTTCGCGGGATCTCGTGCGCAGTTTAAGTGCTGCAGTGGCCTACGATATGTTAAGACGTGAGCTTTTAGCTGAAGCGGTAATTGTCGATTATCAGTCGATTGGACGCTTCAGCAAGTAA
- a CDS encoding RNA-binding protein, whose translation MQKSFLIVLIVAIIGAVALSQFATPLSAIAFVAGAIIASLVFKFVPETSSSHASEEQYVGPTMTLYVGNLPYRVHEGEVKVLFGEFGPVNSVRLVRDRKTGRRKGFGFVEMSESGAQKAMVKLNDYNFQERTLKVREAKTQDSEGTERTGTDE comes from the coding sequence ATGCAAAAGTCATTTCTTATTGTCTTGATTGTCGCCATTATTGGCGCAGTAGCACTATCTCAGTTCGCAACGCCATTATCAGCTATTGCTTTTGTCGCTGGCGCTATCATTGCAAGTCTTGTTTTTAAATTTGTTCCAGAGACTTCATCATCTCATGCTTCAGAAGAACAATATGTTGGCCCTACTATGACCTTATATGTAGGTAACCTGCCTTATCGTGTTCATGAGGGTGAAGTAAAAGTATTATTTGGCGAATTTGGTCCAGTTAACTCTGTACGTTTAGTCAGAGATCGTAAGACAGGTCGTCGTAAAGGTTTTGGTTTTGTGGAGATGTCAGAGTCTGGCGCACAAAAGGCCATGGTCAAATTGAACGACTATAATTTCCAAGAAAGAACCTTGAAGGTAAGAGAAGCTAAAACACAGGATTCCGAAGGTACAGAGCGAACTGGTACCGACGAGTAG
- the murI gene encoding glutamate racemase, producing the protein MSRPILVFDSGIGGLSVLAEIRKLLPQKEYCYLFDNARLPYGELEEQVLISGCVTLIEELAIRIDAAIVVVACNTASTLVLPALREKLSIPIVGVVPAIKPAALMSKSKRIGLLATPGTVRRHYTHKLISQFADGCHVELFGCSELVMMAEQKVATGILNIERLARILAPVVAADLDVLVLGCTHFPMIRNELQLVLGAGVTLLDSGEAIAKRVVALLAQESEVLDNKTMGGKASMSAYYTKAEISEGLSSTLADCGFSAIERIATIN; encoded by the coding sequence TTGTCGCGACCTATATTAGTGTTTGATTCTGGGATTGGTGGTCTATCTGTACTAGCGGAAATTCGTAAACTTCTTCCCCAAAAAGAGTACTGTTATCTTTTCGATAATGCGAGATTACCCTATGGTGAGCTTGAGGAGCAGGTATTAATTTCTGGCTGTGTAACATTAATTGAAGAACTCGCGATTCGTATTGATGCTGCAATTGTCGTCGTTGCCTGTAATACTGCAAGTACCCTTGTATTGCCCGCATTACGCGAAAAACTCTCAATACCAATAGTGGGCGTTGTTCCCGCTATTAAACCTGCGGCCCTAATGTCTAAGAGTAAACGTATTGGTCTCTTGGCTACACCAGGTACCGTGAGGCGGCACTACACCCATAAACTGATCAGCCAGTTTGCAGATGGGTGCCATGTTGAACTTTTTGGTTGCTCAGAATTAGTTATGATGGCAGAGCAAAAAGTTGCAACTGGCATTCTAAATATAGAAAGGCTAGCACGCATATTAGCACCAGTTGTTGCAGCCGATCTTGATGTACTTGTTTTGGGCTGTACACATTTCCCCATGATCCGTAATGAATTACAACTTGTGCTTGGTGCTGGTGTCACCTTATTAGATTCTGGTGAAGCGATTGCAAAGCGAGTAGTAGCGCTCTTAGCACAGGAAAGTGAGGTGCTGGATAATAAAACGATGGGAGGTAAAGCAAGTATGTCGGCGTATTATACTAAAGCGGAAATAAGCGAAGGATTATCATCAACATTAGCCGATTGTGGTTTTTCAGCTATTGAGCGAATAGCCACAATCAACTAA
- the trmA gene encoding tRNA (uridine(54)-C5)-methyltransferase TrmA, which produces MNLAAMDPQTYDAQLEHKRIKLEQAFAQFETPSVEVFASEPANYRMRAEFRMWHDGDDLYYYMFDKVLNEKVRCDQYLPASVLINQMMSALIAELKPNPSLRHKLFQVDFLSTLSGEILVSLLYHRQLDDQWRTNAAALKAKLSSQFNVNIIGRARKQKIDLDKDFVVESLQVNDKTFLYKQIENSFTQPNAKVAVKMLEWAIDVTQDSQGDLLELYCGNGNFSIALAQNFNRVLATELAKPSVEAAQYNIEANGIKNLQIIRMSAEDFSDAMAKKRSFRRLEGIDLDSYVCNTIFVDPPRAGIDPDTLALVQGYERILYISCNPDTLKDNLEQLYKTHRVTRFALFDQFPYTDHMETGVLLERR; this is translated from the coding sequence ATGAACTTAGCAGCAATGGACCCTCAGACTTATGATGCGCAGTTAGAACACAAGCGTATCAAGCTAGAACAAGCCTTTGCCCAATTTGAAACACCGAGTGTTGAAGTTTTTGCCTCAGAGCCAGCTAACTACCGTATGCGCGCGGAATTCCGCATGTGGCATGATGGTGACGACTTATACTATTACATGTTCGATAAAGTATTGAATGAGAAAGTACGTTGCGATCAATACTTACCAGCTAGCGTGCTCATCAATCAAATGATGTCGGCCTTAATCGCCGAGCTGAAACCGAATCCGAGTCTAAGGCACAAACTGTTCCAAGTGGATTTTTTGTCGACTTTAAGCGGCGAGATCTTAGTGTCTTTGCTTTATCACAGGCAGCTTGATGACCAATGGCGCACCAATGCGGCTGCACTGAAAGCCAAGTTAAGTAGCCAGTTTAACGTCAACATCATCGGCCGTGCCCGTAAGCAAAAAATCGATTTAGATAAAGACTTTGTGGTTGAGTCATTACAAGTAAATGATAAAACCTTCTTATATAAGCAAATCGAGAATAGCTTTACCCAACCGAACGCTAAAGTAGCAGTCAAAATGTTGGAGTGGGCAATCGATGTCACTCAAGATAGCCAAGGCGATTTGCTTGAGCTTTACTGTGGCAATGGTAACTTTTCAATTGCATTGGCCCAAAACTTTAATCGCGTACTTGCGACTGAACTTGCGAAACCCTCGGTAGAGGCCGCGCAATACAATATTGAGGCTAATGGCATTAAAAATCTGCAGATTATCCGTATGTCGGCTGAAGACTTTAGTGATGCTATGGCAAAAAAACGCAGTTTTAGGCGTTTAGAAGGGATCGATCTTGATAGCTATGTTTGTAATACTATTTTTGTCGACCCACCACGCGCTGGAATCGATCCTGATACTTTGGCCTTAGTGCAAGGTTACGAGCGGATTTTATATATTTCCTGTAATCCTGACACCTTAAAAGACAATCTGGAACAACTGTACAAAACCCATAGAGTCACACGATTTGCCCTATTTGATCAGTTCCCCTACACCGATCATATGGAGACAGGTGTCTTGCTGGAACGTCGTTAA
- the fabR gene encoding HTH-type transcriptional repressor FabR has translation MGIRAQQKEKTRRALVDAAFNQLSAERSFSSLSLREVAREANIAPTSFYRHFKDMNELGLTMVDEGGLTLRQMMRKGRQRAEAGGSVIRISVDTFMEVLDSNPNVFRILLHERSGTSAAFRAAVAREIEHFISELAHYTEATAGRTPILARAQAEALVTLVFNAGASALDMKRADRKILADQLVMQLRMVAKGAEALQHKVEHR, from the coding sequence ATGGGTATTCGAGCGCAACAAAAAGAGAAAACTCGTCGAGCCTTAGTCGATGCGGCCTTTAATCAGCTAAGTGCCGAGCGCAGTTTCTCGAGCTTGAGTTTACGGGAAGTGGCACGCGAGGCTAATATCGCCCCGACATCTTTCTATCGTCATTTTAAGGATATGAACGAACTCGGCCTCACTATGGTGGACGAGGGCGGGTTAACGTTAAGACAAATGATGCGTAAAGGACGTCAGCGCGCAGAAGCGGGTGGCAGCGTTATTCGTATTTCTGTCGATACTTTTATGGAAGTGCTTGATTCTAATCCAAACGTATTCCGCATTCTGCTGCATGAACGCTCTGGTACGTCAGCGGCTTTTCGGGCTGCGGTTGCCCGTGAAATTGAACATTTTATTTCAGAACTAGCACATTACACCGAGGCTACTGCAGGTCGGACTCCGATATTGGCTAGAGCGCAAGCCGAAGCTTTAGTCACCTTAGTATTTAATGCAGGTGCATCGGCACTCGATATGAAACGTGCAGACCGTAAAATACTCGCTGACCAACTTGTGATGCAATTGCGCATGGTTGCCAAAGGGGCTGAAGCATTACAACACAAGGTAGAGCATCGTTAG
- a CDS encoding acyl-CoA desaturase, which produces MKKPPIIWLNVSLFAVTFLCAVILVPWRGIVHGYGASEWIAFIVLAFASGLSITAGYHRLWSHKAYKAHPAVRFIYALGGALALQNSALHWASDHRVHHKHVDDNDKDPYSAKMGFWYSHIGWMLREYQAQRYHDYQNVRDLQNDRIVMWQHKHYLALVLLMNIGLPAFLGWLNGDVISMLLMAGLLRLVVVHHCTFFINSLAHVWGSQPYTDKNTARDNGFLAMLTYGEGYHNFHHIFENDYRNGIKWWHYDPTKWLIRSLSWFGLAKDLRTSPQERIESARLQMQLLQTKNKVTHLPNADEIIEKIQAEYELLKLHLMDYYQAQKTLLEAKRKQLVDQQLLQQVEELKARFLVQQKHWRSLTATYS; this is translated from the coding sequence ATGAAAAAACCCCCTATTATCTGGCTTAATGTTAGTTTGTTTGCTGTGACCTTTCTCTGCGCGGTCATTCTTGTTCCATGGCGAGGCATAGTTCACGGCTATGGTGCCAGTGAATGGATCGCTTTTATTGTTCTCGCCTTTGCAAGCGGGCTGTCAATTACGGCGGGGTATCACAGACTATGGTCCCATAAAGCCTATAAAGCACATCCTGCGGTGCGCTTTATTTATGCACTTGGCGGCGCCTTAGCTTTACAAAACAGTGCATTACATTGGGCATCGGATCACCGAGTTCACCATAAGCATGTTGATGATAACGATAAAGACCCCTATTCCGCGAAAATGGGATTCTGGTACAGCCATATCGGTTGGATGCTGCGTGAATACCAAGCGCAGCGTTATCACGATTATCAAAATGTGCGCGATTTGCAGAATGACCGTATCGTTATGTGGCAACACAAACACTATTTGGCACTTGTACTGTTAATGAACATTGGTCTACCTGCATTTTTAGGTTGGCTCAATGGAGATGTTATCTCAATGCTATTAATGGCTGGTTTGCTGCGTTTAGTGGTGGTGCATCACTGCACTTTCTTTATCAACTCTTTGGCCCATGTATGGGGCAGCCAGCCCTATACGGATAAAAATACCGCACGAGATAATGGCTTTCTGGCTATGTTGACCTACGGCGAGGGTTACCATAATTTCCATCATATCTTTGAAAATGACTATCGTAATGGCATTAAATGGTGGCACTACGATCCAACCAAATGGTTGATTAGATCATTGTCTTGGTTTGGATTAGCGAAAGATTTACGCACTAGCCCACAAGAACGTATCGAGAGTGCGCGTTTGCAGATGCAACTGCTACAGACCAAAAATAAAGTAACCCATCTGCCAAATGCCGATGAAATTATTGAAAAAATCCAAGCGGAGTATGAGTTATTAAAGCTGCACTTAATGGATTACTATCAAGCACAAAAAACCTTGCTTGAGGCAAAACGTAAGCAACTTGTCGATCAACAACTATTACAACAAGTTGAAGAGCTAAAGGCACGTTTCTTAGTCCAACAAAAACATTGGCGCAGCCTGACCGCAACTTATAGCTAA
- the selD gene encoding selenide, water dikinase SelD, protein MSDSPVTLPESIKLTEYSHGAGCGCKISPKVLSTILASQLPVFTDPNLLVGNQSRDDAAVYKLNDEIGIISTTDFFMPIVDDPFTFGRIAATNAISDIYAMGGTPIMAIAILGWPINKLPAEIAQQVVDGGRQACMEAGIMLAGGHSIDAPEPIFGLAVTGQIALSDLKQNDTAKAGDRLYLTKPIGIGILTTAQKQKKLHDEDSLIAVNAMCQLNRIGTKIAKINGVNALTDVTGFGLAGHLLEMCQGANLTAKLKFDAVPLLPHALDYLALGCVPGGTHRNYDSYGEYLPELSEHQKAILCDPQTSGGLLVAVSAAAEAELIVLLDANHITPICIGSLETPTTQANVVLC, encoded by the coding sequence ATGTCAGATTCCCCAGTTACACTCCCTGAATCAATCAAGCTAACAGAATATAGTCATGGTGCTGGTTGCGGCTGTAAAATTTCCCCTAAAGTATTAAGCACTATCTTAGCCTCACAGCTCCCCGTATTTACCGATCCAAATCTGCTGGTCGGCAACCAAAGCCGCGATGATGCCGCGGTATACAAACTCAATGATGAGATTGGCATTATCAGTACCACAGATTTTTTTATGCCAATTGTTGACGATCCATTCACCTTCGGTCGTATCGCAGCGACCAATGCGATCAGTGATATTTATGCTATGGGCGGCACGCCTATCATGGCGATTGCGATTTTAGGTTGGCCAATCAATAAACTACCCGCCGAAATCGCACAACAAGTAGTCGATGGCGGCAGACAAGCCTGCATGGAAGCAGGGATCATGCTAGCCGGAGGTCATAGCATAGATGCACCCGAACCTATTTTTGGTCTCGCGGTTACTGGGCAAATTGCCTTAAGTGATTTAAAACAGAATGATACGGCTAAAGCGGGCGATCGTTTATATCTCACTAAACCTATCGGCATTGGTATTTTAACCACAGCGCAAAAACAGAAAAAACTCCACGATGAAGATAGTCTCATTGCGGTCAATGCCATGTGCCAACTCAATCGCATAGGCACCAAGATTGCAAAAATTAATGGCGTGAATGCACTAACCGATGTCACAGGTTTTGGACTGGCGGGACACTTACTCGAAATGTGCCAAGGCGCCAACCTCACTGCGAAGCTTAAATTTGATGCAGTGCCCTTGTTACCACATGCCTTAGATTATTTGGCCTTAGGTTGTGTTCCTGGCGGAACTCACCGTAATTACGACAGTTATGGCGAGTATCTCCCTGAACTCAGTGAGCATCAAAAAGCGATACTGTGCGATCCGCAAACCAGTGGTGGCCTGTTAGTTGCCGTCTCAGCCGCAGCCGAAGCCGAATTAATTGTCCTACTCGATGCAAACCACATAACCCCAATCTGCATTGGGTCACTGGAAACTCCGACCACTCAAGCGAATGTGGTGTTGTGCTGA
- the mnmH gene encoding tRNA 2-selenouridine(34) synthase MnmH, whose amino-acid sequence MPSAIVAAEQYREIFLNQHPMMDVRAPIEFTRGAFPNSTNLPLMLDSEREKVGTCYKQFGQQAAIALGHSLVNGPIKQQRIEAWASYVKTNPNAYLYCFRGGLRSQLTQQWLKEAGIEVTYIQGGYKAMRQYLIGVIEAAPTQQPLLSLSGMTGCGKTDFLSRRKEAIDLEGIANHRGSSFGKNIDPQPTQINFENQLAIALLRHQQDNHSCLLLEDESFLIGRSALPQSFYSAMQTADILVLEEPDDTRLKRLRNEYVHKMYGGFCERLGLEAGFAAFSEYLLQSLMSIRKRLGGKQHQELQDLMQQALNRQISQNDTSLHLVWIHLLLHKYYDPMYQYQLQKKSERVLFKGSHQAMHEWLNNFKSTQ is encoded by the coding sequence ATGCCAAGCGCTATTGTAGCCGCAGAGCAATATAGGGAGATCTTTCTCAATCAACATCCGATGATGGATGTGCGCGCCCCCATAGAGTTCACTCGAGGCGCTTTTCCCAACTCGACCAATTTACCCTTGATGCTCGACAGTGAAAGGGAAAAAGTCGGTACTTGTTATAAACAATTTGGTCAGCAAGCCGCGATTGCACTAGGCCATTCACTGGTGAATGGCCCCATCAAGCAACAGAGAATTGAAGCTTGGGCGAGCTATGTTAAAACCAATCCCAATGCTTACCTTTATTGCTTTCGTGGTGGATTGCGCTCGCAACTCACGCAACAATGGCTTAAAGAAGCAGGTATCGAAGTCACCTATATTCAGGGTGGCTATAAGGCCATGCGTCAATATCTTATTGGTGTGATTGAAGCTGCGCCGACTCAACAGCCGTTATTGAGTTTGAGCGGGATGACGGGCTGCGGTAAAACCGATTTTCTATCACGGCGTAAAGAAGCGATTGATCTTGAAGGGATCGCCAATCACAGAGGCTCTAGCTTTGGCAAGAATATCGACCCACAGCCGACGCAGATTAACTTTGAAAATCAACTCGCCATTGCACTACTCCGCCATCAGCAAGATAATCATTCCTGCTTATTGCTTGAGGATGAAAGCTTTCTGATTGGGCGTTCGGCACTACCGCAATCATTTTACAGTGCCATGCAAACCGCCGATATTTTGGTATTAGAGGAACCCGACGATACGAGACTCAAACGCTTACGCAATGAATATGTGCATAAAATGTATGGTGGCTTCTGTGAACGTTTAGGGCTGGAAGCAGGTTTTGCGGCTTTCAGCGAATATCTATTACAGAGTTTAATGAGTATTCGCAAACGTTTAGGCGGAAAACAACATCAAGAACTGCAAGATTTGATGCAACAAGCCCTCAATCGACAAATCAGCCAGAATGACACTTCGCTGCACTTAGTCTGGATACACTTGTTATTGCACAAGTATTACGATCCTATGTATCAATACCAATTACAGAAAAAGTCCGAACGTGTTCTTTTTAAAGGCTCACATCAAGCGATGCACGAATGGTTGAATAACTTCAAATCAACACAATAA
- a CDS encoding MFS transporter, translated as MLLTKRFLPYFVTQCLGALNDNIYKNVLLLLVTFGQVKDLPISVDMFVNLAAGVFILPFFLFSAHAGVVADNMDKAKLIRRLKLLEVIIMFSAAIAILSESYMMMLLLLFLTGSQSAYFGPVKYSLLPQALKEDELVTGNAWVEMGTFLAILVGTLSAGLLVSEENGTLWSAITVAVLAFAGYLSSRAIPALPPQGVIEKIRFRPLSGTWRSIKKARQTPSIWMAILAISWFWFLGATYLTQFPNFAKLYLHSGATVVSLLLGMFSIGIAVGSFICERFSFGHIELGLLPFGVLGLTVFGVDLLWAIPPAPIDVSVVYGFKTFIAQSQHYRVMLDFFMIGVSGGLFIVPLYAFIQSRSAKGECAQAIAANNIMNSLFMVVSALLSMLLLGVAGWTIPQLFLLLAVMNAVVALYVYSQVPEFTQRFISYLLSHVMYRVTVTGRDKIPKEGAGIIVCNHVSYVDALIIMGASTRPIRFVMDKSISEIPLLKYLFRHAGVIPICSPRQSETTYNQAFESIHAALANGELVCIFPEGRLTPNGELGEFRPGIDKILARDPVPVIPMALHGLWGSYFSHKDGHALTTMPKRFWSRVSVSLTDVVDGQDANRHALRDAVANLLNKS; from the coding sequence ATGCTGCTAACAAAACGTTTTTTACCCTATTTTGTGACTCAATGCTTAGGTGCATTGAATGACAACATCTATAAAAATGTATTGCTACTATTAGTGACTTTCGGCCAAGTTAAAGACTTGCCTATCAGTGTCGATATGTTTGTGAACTTGGCGGCAGGGGTGTTTATTCTGCCGTTTTTCCTCTTTTCGGCCCATGCGGGTGTGGTCGCCGATAATATGGATAAGGCCAAACTCATTCGCCGATTGAAGTTACTCGAAGTCATCATCATGTTTAGCGCCGCGATTGCGATTCTGAGCGAGAGCTATATGATGATGTTATTACTGTTATTTTTAACGGGTAGCCAGTCTGCTTACTTTGGCCCAGTTAAATATTCCTTATTACCTCAAGCCTTAAAAGAAGATGAGTTAGTCACAGGTAATGCTTGGGTTGAAATGGGCACTTTTCTCGCGATTCTGGTGGGCACTTTGAGTGCAGGGCTCTTGGTTTCTGAGGAAAACGGTACGCTTTGGTCGGCGATTACTGTTGCTGTATTAGCCTTTGCAGGGTATTTATCGAGCCGAGCGATTCCAGCATTACCGCCGCAGGGCGTCATCGAGAAAATACGTTTCAGGCCGCTATCGGGCACTTGGCGTAGCATCAAGAAAGCCCGTCAAACGCCCTCAATCTGGATGGCTATCCTCGCTATCAGTTGGTTTTGGTTTTTAGGCGCGACCTATCTGACTCAATTTCCAAACTTTGCCAAATTATATTTGCACTCGGGCGCGACGGTTGTTTCGCTATTATTGGGAATGTTTTCCATCGGTATTGCTGTTGGTTCCTTTATCTGTGAGCGCTTTTCCTTTGGTCATATTGAGTTGGGTTTACTGCCATTTGGGGTTTTGGGACTGACAGTATTTGGTGTGGACTTGCTTTGGGCAATTCCTCCTGCACCGATTGATGTAAGTGTTGTTTATGGATTTAAAACCTTTATCGCTCAGTCGCAACATTATCGGGTGATGCTAGATTTCTTTATGATTGGCGTTAGCGGTGGCTTGTTTATCGTCCCTCTGTATGCGTTTATTCAATCTCGGTCAGCTAAGGGTGAATGTGCTCAGGCGATTGCCGCCAATAACATTATGAATTCATTGTTTATGGTAGTTTCGGCACTGTTGTCTATGCTATTGCTGGGCGTTGCAGGTTGGACTATTCCACAGTTATTCCTGCTACTCGCTGTGATGAATGCTGTGGTCGCACTCTATGTTTATTCACAAGTACCAGAATTTACACAACGATTTATCAGTTACTTACTCAGTCATGTGATGTATCGAGTGACAGTGACAGGTCGCGATAAAATTCCGAAGGAAGGGGCTGGCATCATAGTCTGTAACCATGTGAGTTATGTGGATGCATTAATTATTATGGGGGCATCGACACGGCCTATTCGCTTTGTAATGGATAAATCGATCAGTGAAATCCCTCTGTTGAAGTATTTGTTCCGCCACGCTGGAGTGATCCCTATCTGTTCCCCTAGACAGAGTGAAACCACCTATAACCAAGCATTTGAATCGATCCATGCTGCATTAGCCAATGGCGAGTTAGTGTGTATTTTTCCCGAAGGTCGGTTAACGCCAAATGGGGAATTAGGGGAGTTCCGTCCCGGAATCGATAAGATACTCGCTCGCGATCCCGTGCCAGTTATCCCTATGGCACTGCACGGATTATGGGGTTCTTACTTTAGCCACAAGGACGGGCATGCATTAACGACCATGCCAAAGCGTTTTTGGTCAAGGGTGTCGGTAAGCTTAACGGATGTGGTCGATGGACAAGATGCGAATCGACACGCTTTAAGGGATGCTGTCGCCAATTTGCTCAACAAATCTTAA
- a CDS encoding TetR/AcrR family transcriptional regulator, with amino-acid sequence MARRKEHSHDEIRAMAIQAATELLIDQGVAGLSLRKVASQIGYVPSTLINIFGSYNYLLLAVSEATLRALHLRLAEVCAADSLGKIIAMAWEYSQFAHEQRQAFKLVFELQLLDSEPLPESQGQLIAGLFTLIEYELAQLFPEVTQAQHLSMSRVLWGGIHGLTSLSLDNKLFAESLSLRDLLESHVQAYLQGMGYKRELSCC; translated from the coding sequence ATGGCCAGACGAAAAGAACACAGCCATGATGAAATTCGCGCTATGGCAATACAAGCGGCAACTGAGTTACTGATAGATCAAGGTGTTGCGGGGCTTAGCTTGCGCAAAGTGGCCAGCCAAATTGGTTATGTCCCTAGTACCTTGATCAATATTTTCGGCAGCTACAACTATTTATTACTGGCCGTTTCAGAGGCAACTCTGCGGGCATTACACCTTCGATTAGCGGAGGTTTGCGCTGCCGATAGTTTAGGTAAAATCATTGCAATGGCGTGGGAGTATAGTCAATTTGCCCATGAGCAGCGTCAGGCTTTCAAATTAGTTTTTGAATTGCAATTACTCGATTCTGAACCCTTGCCTGAATCGCAAGGGCAATTGATTGCGGGACTATTTACTCTGATTGAATATGAATTGGCGCAACTATTTCCCGAGGTTACGCAGGCGCAGCATCTCAGTATGAGCCGGGTATTATGGGGGGGAATTCATGGGCTGACCTCTCTGTCCCTCGATAATAAGCTCTTCGCTGAGTCCTTATCACTGCGGGATTTACTTGAGAGTCACGTACAAGCTTATTTACAAGGAATGGGTTACAAGAGGGAACTATCATGCTGCTAA